From Microtus ochrogaster isolate Prairie Vole_2 unplaced genomic scaffold, MicOch1.0 UNK109, whole genome shotgun sequence:
AGAGTGGGAGTGTGGTGCTGAGTGAGGCTTGATATATAGAAGTAAATTTTCATTAATTCCTTGCATTCACTTTGCTCTACATCTGTATGAGCTCTCTGATATTGAGACAGTAGAGAATTGGGGTAGAAGGCCTGACTGCATTCTCTGCACTCACAggatttatcatctgtataaagtcTCTGATGTTGGGTGAGGGCCGACTTATCACAGATCGTTTTCCTATATTCTTCACACTCACAGGGTTCCTCACAAGTGTGTGATCTCTGATGGTTGATGTGATGTGACTCATGGTAAAAGGTTTTCTCAGACACTTTACCTTCATAAATTTGTTTCTCAGTGTGCGTTTTCTGATCAACCGTTTGTAGTTCTGCATCCAGACAGAAGAATTTGGTGTTTTCCTTGTGTCCCTGGGGCTCTTTCTCTGCATATGCTTCCTGATGTTTCTTAAGGTCTGATTCGTTAAGCATGGATTGCTCATAATCACATTTATAACCTTTCTCTTCCATGTGCATGTTGTCATGGTTACCGAGTTCAGTCTTGCTTGGGTATATTTTATGATCTGTATTCCATCccaaagttttctttcttaactgaGTCATAAATTGGGCAGGATGTGCTACCTCATCCAAGGATTTCTCACAGTCACTGAACGTCCTACAGGTGGCCTGAACGTCAAACTTCTTAGGTGTTAATATTGCTTTTGTGTGGAAGGTGTCATCTGGCCCAAAATACTGAAAATGACACTCTGAACACTTCTCCTGGCTGTGGTGAAAGGAACAGTCAGGATACGAGAGAACGTCCCATGTTCCTTTCAAATCATGAGTTACTTCTGTTCCCTGCCTCTCAGAAGGCTCACTAGGCAAAGGCACATCTTGCCATGGATTAACAAGCTCCTGATGGAACATTCTATAATCAACTTCATTTTTCATGTTCACACTTGAAATGCAGTTTGAGTCCGCATGGAATAGTTTCTCTACTTCAACCATATCTTCATTTGGTGTATTTCTCTTGGTGATTTCAAGTTGACCCAAATACTTCTCTTGAGCTTGCTGTCTTGTTTCAGTCAGGGCACTCCATTTATGGACATctaaaaatggtaataaaatgatcatttaaTAAGTGATACATGCTCTTAAGAACAATATCAAAAAGTTGCATTTGACATTCACAGCTATTTACATAAATTTGACTACTGATCTGAGAAATTACATAATGTCATGTTTACTAAAATTGTATCTGGGGATGCATAAACTTTTTAATATATCTTGATTACGGTAGTAATGGTTATGTGACTATATTCTAAACTAGAAGAGTGAAATTTGCcatatgttaaaacaaaaacctgagaGCTAAACTTCACACTTTCATACCCCATATGTCATCAGGCGCCTCTGAAATCTCGCTTCTTTGTTTCTCCAGGTAGGCTTTGTCTTTTCACCCCATAGGAAACCTGCCTCCTATAACATCTCACTTCTTGTGCTGCCACAGAGTCTGTTAGACTCTATGTCTTGTTCTTTCAGATCCCTCTCCCCTTTGATGGCTGCTACACTACCCTTCCTCTCTGGGATACTGCACCCCCAAGCCCTCAGTAGGCCCTCTATTTCTACAAGATTCCAGCCTTCTCTAAGATCTCATTTCTTATTGTTACTAGGTAGAACCACTCTCCTCACTCCATAGGCCTTCTGACTCTATAACTAGCTTCCCTAGGCTCTTGTTCTCCCAATCCACCAGCTGATCAGAGCTTAGCATTTAGGTATGGAGAGATGCCAGCAGGCTGTGGTAGAGAGGACCAGCAGGAGGTATGCTGACCACTGGATGACGGTTAGCATAGACAGAAGACTCTTAAAAGACTACTAAGGACAGACCCTGCATCCCTCGGTACTAAGCCACAGGACAAATAAGGTCCCAACCCTCTTACAAACTAGTCCTCTCTTGAGCAGTTCGCATACCTCCCAGTGAAAAATAGAGGGATTTgagcataaagaaagaaagactcaacAAACGCATTCCTTCAGATGCAAGTCCCTGCACAGAAATGAACATAACTTGAAAATCATGACAGCTTGCACTCTCCCAGTTACTAACCCCATAGTCACCACCCAGTGGAATGACCTGGAGAAATTCCAAGACAATAATTCAAAGGAATGATAGTAACTATGTTTAAACAACTCAAAGAGGTATGAGTATAttgcaagaaaataaaagtagagctgaatgaaataaggaagtcaatctcagacatgaaaatagaattcaacagagagacagaatttCTGAGGAAAATCCAAACTTCATCAAAtgctagaaattaaaaaaaaactcattaagtaaaataaaaaatgttggtGGAAAGCCTCATCAATACAATGGATCATGTGGAAAACAGTTTGAGGGAGAGGAATTGGATTacccaataaaaaaatcaatgataattttttttaaaaatgaacaaacatggGAGTGCTTTATAACAATGCCTATCTTCTGAATTATTGGGCATTAAAAAGACTATCACAccaaaagtataaatataaaatcataaaagaaatgtccccaaagcaagaaaaaatacaCCTCTCCAGGTACAAGACACCTTCAGAACAGCAAGTAAACagggacagaaaagaaactcTCCACAACATACCatagttaaaacactaaaaacagaGTAAACGGCTTCCTACTACAGCTATACAGTGCCAGAATGTGCTATTCTGCTCGGGGAGGAAAGACGCCAGAGGTTTCGCTCATTGCTAGACCCTGCATGTTACAATACTGACCTGACTAGGGAGATGTGCCCCAGGTACAGCACCAGCAGTGATAGGTAAGGGCATTGCCAACACCTTTTTTGCCTGTATATGAGGCTTACATTACAGAAGTATTTTATGCCTGGTACAATAAACCTGATCAAAAGCCCATAAATGttagtatgtctttttttttttaaagaccaaaaCAGTAGTGAAAGTCCAATCAAGAAAAGTTTGGAATCAGACGGATTCCCTGCTGCGTTCTCCAAAACCTTTAAAGACGAGCTGACAACGCTGTCCTCACACTGTTCCATGAAGGAAAAGAACACCACACCCA
This genomic window contains:
- the LOC101993129 gene encoding zinc finger protein 883-like isoform X2 gives rise to the protein MLENYKSLVWLGHCLAKPELISKLEQGLVPWSGVKVAEQCLPDVHKWSALTETRQQAQEKYLGQLEITKRNTPNEDMVEVEKLFHADSNCISSVNMKNEVDYRMFHQELVNPWQDVPLPSEPSERQGTEVTHDLKGTWDVLSYPDCSFHHSQEKCSECHFQYFGPDDTFHTKAILTPKKFDVQATCRTFSDCEKSLDEVAHPAQFMTQLRKKTLGWNTDHKIYPSKTELGNHDNMHMEEKGYKCDYEQSMLNESDLKKHQEAYAEKEPQGHKENTKFFCLDAELQTVDQKTHTEKQIYEGKVSEKTFYHESHHINHQRSHTCEEPCECEEYRKTICDKSALTQHQRLYTDDKSCECRECSQAFYPNSLLSQYQRAHTDVEQSECKELMKIYFYISSLTQHHTPTLKNPYGCNDCMKTFSHKSQLTRHQRTHTGEKPHECKECRKAFCHKSHLIRHQGIHAPEKPYECKECKKAFYLKAQLTQHQRTHTGEKPYECKECQKAFFRNSHLTQHQKIHTGEKPHKCKDCGNAFARKSHLTQHQKTHTGERPYECKECGKAFSRKSQVMQHETTHTGEKPYECKECRKAFYLKAYLTRHQVIHKPEKPFGCKKCGKTFSRKSYLTRHQKTHRAEKPNLGEKYRDANYEELS
- the LOC101993129 gene encoding zinc finger protein 345-like isoform X1; this encodes MVGGRRRHREADMPLVSFEDVAVDFTWQEWQELDAAQRTLYRDVMLENYKSLVWLGHCLAKPELISKLEQGLVPWSGVKVAEQCLPDVHKWSALTETRQQAQEKYLGQLEITKRNTPNEDMVEVEKLFHADSNCISSVNMKNEVDYRMFHQELVNPWQDVPLPSEPSERQGTEVTHDLKGTWDVLSYPDCSFHHSQEKCSECHFQYFGPDDTFHTKAILTPKKFDVQATCRTFSDCEKSLDEVAHPAQFMTQLRKKTLGWNTDHKIYPSKTELGNHDNMHMEEKGYKCDYEQSMLNESDLKKHQEAYAEKEPQGHKENTKFFCLDAELQTVDQKTHTEKQIYEGKVSEKTFYHESHHINHQRSHTCEEPCECEEYRKTICDKSALTQHQRLYTDDKSCECRECSQAFYPNSLLSQYQRAHTDVEQSECKELMKIYFYISSLTQHHTPTLKNPYGCNDCMKTFSHKSQLTRHQRTHTGEKPHECKECRKAFCHKSHLIRHQGIHAPEKPYECKECKKAFYLKAQLTQHQRTHTGEKPYECKECQKAFFRNSHLTQHQKIHTGEKPHKCKDCGNAFARKSHLTQHQKTHTGERPYECKECGKAFSRKSQVMQHETTHTGEKPYECKECRKAFYLKAYLTRHQVIHKPEKPFGCKKCGKTFSRKSYLTRHQKTHRAEKPNLGEKYRDANYEELS